Proteins encoded together in one Marinithermus hydrothermalis DSM 14884 window:
- the sdaAA gene encoding L-serine ammonia-lyase, iron-sulfur-dependent, subunit alpha, giving the protein MSLTLNALAELTGRASEHLLAEEVEESGLDREAVLSAMRERLAVMRESITRGLQSDAPSVAGMVGWNAKTLWDAPDPLNAPLLKRVQAYAMAVNEENARMGRIVAAPTAGSAGTVPGALIGVADHLGLEDEDLVMPLVLAAGVGKIISRTIYIAGASGGCQAEIGSSAAMAAAAVTELLGGGPEACAHAAALALQNTLGLVCDPVGGFVEVPCVMRNGFYAVHAVSAAQQALAGIRSVIPPDEVILAMASIGRLLPLELKETGEGGLADTPTGRKLAARALGEDEEADPEG; this is encoded by the coding sequence ATGAGCTTAACCCTCAACGCGCTGGCCGAGCTTACGGGCCGCGCCTCGGAGCACCTGTTGGCGGAGGAGGTCGAGGAGTCCGGGCTGGACCGGGAAGCGGTGCTTTCCGCCATGCGGGAACGGCTCGCGGTGATGCGGGAGTCCATCACGCGGGGGCTACAAAGCGACGCGCCTTCCGTCGCGGGGATGGTGGGCTGGAACGCGAAAACCCTATGGGACGCGCCGGACCCCTTGAACGCCCCGCTCTTAAAGCGCGTGCAGGCCTACGCGATGGCGGTGAACGAGGAGAACGCGCGCATGGGGCGGATCGTGGCCGCGCCCACGGCGGGCAGCGCGGGCACCGTGCCGGGCGCACTCATAGGGGTGGCCGACCACCTGGGGCTCGAGGACGAGGATCTCGTGATGCCGCTCGTGCTCGCGGCTGGGGTGGGCAAGATCATCAGCCGCACGATCTACATCGCGGGGGCCTCGGGGGGATGCCAGGCCGAGATCGGCTCCTCCGCGGCGATGGCCGCCGCGGCCGTTACGGAACTCCTCGGCGGCGGCCCGGAGGCCTGCGCGCACGCCGCAGCGCTCGCTTTGCAGAACACGTTGGGGTTGGTGTGTGACCCCGTGGGGGGGTTCGTCGAGGTGCCGTGCGTCATGCGGAACGGGTTCTACGCGGTGCACGCCGTGTCCGCCGCGCAGCAGGCCCTGGCCGGGATTCGCAGCGTGATCCCCCCGGACGAGGTGATTCTCGCTATGGCCAGCATCGGGCGGTTGCTGCCGCTCGAGCTGAAGGAGACCGGCGAGGGCGGGCTGGCCGACACGCCTACCGGCCGTAAGCTCGCGGCGCGCGCCCTGGGGGAGGACGAGGAGGCAGATCCGGAGGGTTAA
- a CDS encoding DEAD/DEAH box helicase codes for MLPEALTPHRSYAEWLRALPGYANQIRFSRLLPARPPQCVPYDGAYAGVLEVLGLEPFAHQAEAFRVLEAGRNLVMATPTASGKSLVFQVPTLKAMLEGHSVLFLYPTKALARDQLERLRDLAEPFGLQDRVHAYDGDTPAPKRRQARERARALLTNPDMLHFGILPRHTDWAHFLARLAFVVVDELHYYRGVFGTHVALLLRRLLRVAQHYGAHPQLIAASATIQNPQEHAEHLFGEAFTCVSAETRPTPREFVLWVPRALDKQGLARRSANMEAAELAVYAAESGLKTLIFAGSRKTAELIGLYAKTSPAGECIRTYRAGYTARERRALEAAFRAGEVRVLVSTSALELGIDIGDLDAVVLVGYPGSINAFWQRAGRAGRSGRRALVLWIPREDPLDEYFLHRPELLLASAPEAAVADPFNPYLYPPHLHCAARELPLEPHEPLYKPALAGPGFRERGGRIYTTRRAPHREIVLRGEGATFTLKLADGTVLGHLDERQAYWEAHPGAIYLHQGEAYLVRNLDLEAREVVLLPSLEDYYTQPRAETEILVKSGEALAPGVWVGRVVLKERVVGYVKRRYVTESVLEEAPLELPELSFETEAIWFHPPEAVPPERLPSAMHALEHTLIGLLPLFVLAERRDIGGVSYPVYPHPLPSEGGPTIFIYDGYPGGVGYARAAAQRFNRWVQAARDLLAECPCAEGCPRCVLSPKCGNGNQYLDKSGALELAQVLAGPSGTPEPLN; via the coding sequence GTGCTGCCCGAGGCCTTAACCCCGCACCGCAGCTACGCCGAGTGGCTGCGCGCCCTTCCCGGGTACGCCAACCAGATTCGGTTCTCTCGCCTGCTTCCGGCCCGCCCCCCCCAGTGCGTGCCCTACGACGGCGCGTACGCCGGGGTCCTCGAGGTGCTCGGCCTCGAGCCGTTCGCGCACCAGGCCGAGGCGTTCCGCGTCCTCGAGGCGGGCCGGAACCTGGTGATGGCCACCCCCACGGCCTCCGGAAAGAGCCTGGTCTTTCAGGTGCCGACCCTCAAGGCGATGCTCGAGGGGCATAGCGTCCTCTTCCTCTACCCCACCAAGGCCCTCGCCCGCGACCAGCTCGAGCGGTTGCGGGATCTCGCCGAGCCCTTCGGGCTTCAGGACCGCGTGCACGCTTATGACGGGGACACCCCCGCCCCCAAACGCCGGCAGGCGCGCGAGCGCGCGCGGGCCCTCCTCACCAACCCGGATATGCTGCACTTCGGCATCCTGCCGCGCCACACGGACTGGGCGCATTTCCTCGCGCGCCTCGCGTTTGTTGTGGTGGACGAGCTGCACTACTACCGGGGGGTGTTCGGCACGCACGTGGCCCTCCTCCTCCGGCGCCTCCTCCGCGTCGCGCAGCATTATGGGGCGCACCCGCAGCTCATCGCGGCCTCGGCCACGATTCAAAACCCCCAGGAGCACGCGGAGCACCTGTTCGGGGAGGCCTTCACCTGCGTCTCGGCCGAGACGCGCCCCACCCCGCGGGAGTTCGTGCTTTGGGTGCCCCGAGCGCTCGACAAGCAAGGACTCGCGCGCCGCAGCGCGAACATGGAGGCCGCGGAGCTCGCGGTGTACGCCGCTGAAAGCGGCCTCAAAACCCTGATCTTCGCGGGAAGCCGCAAAACCGCTGAGCTGATCGGGCTGTACGCCAAAACCTCCCCCGCCGGCGAGTGCATCCGCACCTACCGCGCCGGGTACACCGCCCGCGAGCGGCGCGCCCTCGAGGCCGCCTTCCGCGCCGGGGAGGTCAGGGTGCTCGTCTCCACCAGCGCGCTCGAGCTCGGCATCGATATCGGGGACCTGGACGCAGTGGTGCTCGTGGGGTACCCGGGCTCCATCAACGCCTTCTGGCAACGAGCGGGGCGGGCCGGACGGAGCGGCCGCCGCGCGCTCGTGCTCTGGATTCCCCGCGAGGACCCCTTGGACGAGTACTTCCTGCACCGGCCCGAGTTGCTGCTCGCGAGCGCACCGGAAGCCGCGGTCGCGGACCCCTTCAACCCGTACCTGTACCCCCCGCACCTGCACTGCGCCGCGCGGGAGCTGCCCCTCGAGCCGCACGAGCCCCTCTATAAGCCCGCGCTCGCCGGCCCCGGGTTCCGGGAGCGCGGCGGCCGCATCTACACGACGCGGCGCGCGCCGCACCGGGAGATCGTGCTGAGGGGGGAGGGTGCGACCTTCACGCTGAAACTCGCGGACGGCACGGTGCTCGGGCACCTGGACGAACGCCAGGCGTACTGGGAGGCGCACCCCGGCGCGATCTACCTCCACCAGGGAGAGGCGTACCTGGTGCGCAACCTGGACCTCGAGGCGCGCGAGGTCGTGCTCCTCCCCAGCCTCGAGGACTACTACACGCAACCGCGCGCCGAGACGGAGATCCTCGTGAAGAGCGGGGAGGCGCTCGCGCCGGGGGTCTGGGTGGGGCGCGTGGTGCTCAAGGAGCGGGTGGTGGGGTACGTGAAGCGCCGGTACGTGACGGAGAGCGTGCTGGAGGAGGCGCCGCTCGAGCTGCCGGAGTTGTCCTTCGAAACCGAAGCGATCTGGTTCCACCCGCCCGAGGCGGTGCCTCCCGAACGTCTGCCCAGCGCGATGCACGCCCTCGAGCACACCTTGATCGGGTTGTTGCCGCTATTTGTGCTGGCGGAGCGGCGCGACATCGGCGGGGTCTCGTACCCCGTTTACCCGCACCCCTTGCCCTCGGAGGGCGGCCCTACCATCTTCATCTACGACGGGTACCCGGGCGGGGTGGGGTACGCCCGCGCCGCCGCCCAGCGCTTCAACCGGTGGGTGCAGGCCGCGCGCGACCTCCTCGCGGAATGCCCCTGCGCGGAGGGCTGCCCGCGCTGCGTGCTCTCCCCCAAGTGCGGGAACGGGAACCAGTACCTGGATAAATCCGGGGCCCTGGAGCTCGCCCAGGTGCTTGCGGGCCCCTCCGGCACCCCGGAGCCTCTCAACTAG
- a CDS encoding alpha/beta hydrolase, producing MKRFWWFFFGMVFFFSGLVAALVWRGTRPFPAEPLAVAALRSEEAVRVVETAYGWAFQPTREVQGGFVFYPGGRVDPRAYAPLLRPLAEAGYLVALLKVPFHLAITAPDKALEAMRAHPEVSRWVVGGHSLGGVAAASFAQGHEVAGLVLWAAYPQDDLSERPLPVLAIYATHDGLVPPETAQEKQAFLPPNARIVWIEGGNHAGFGAYGAQPGDREARIERRAQWEQVLQATRAFLDEALTRP from the coding sequence GTGAAGCGGTTCTGGTGGTTCTTCTTCGGGATGGTTTTCTTTTTTTCTGGGCTCGTAGCCGCCCTCGTGTGGCGCGGCACGCGGCCGTTCCCCGCCGAACCTTTGGCCGTGGCCGCCCTTCGGTCCGAAGAGGCGGTGCGCGTCGTGGAAACCGCGTACGGCTGGGCCTTCCAGCCCACACGCGAGGTGCAGGGCGGGTTCGTCTTCTACCCCGGCGGGCGGGTGGACCCTCGAGCGTACGCGCCGCTACTGCGCCCCCTGGCCGAGGCGGGGTATCTCGTCGCGCTGCTCAAGGTGCCCTTTCACCTCGCCATCACCGCGCCGGACAAGGCGCTCGAAGCCATGCGCGCCCACCCCGAGGTCTCCCGCTGGGTGGTGGGCGGGCACAGCCTGGGCGGCGTGGCTGCGGCCAGCTTCGCCCAGGGTCACGAGGTCGCCGGGCTGGTGCTATGGGCGGCGTACCCCCAGGACGACCTGTCGGAACGCCCCTTGCCTGTCCTGGCCATATACGCCACGCACGACGGGCTCGTGCCGCCGGAAACCGCGCAAGAGAAACAGGCCTTCCTCCCCCCGAACGCCAGGATCGTCTGGATCGAGGGCGGCAACCACGCGGGGTTCGGGGCCTACGGCGCGCAACCCGGGGACCGGGAAGCTCGCATTGAACGCCGCGCGCAATGGGAGCAGGTTCTTCAAGCCACGCGCGCTTTCCTTGATGAAGCCCTGACACGCCCGTGA
- a CDS encoding ABC transporter ATP-binding protein, with translation MKPILRARNVSKVYRGDGVETWALRGVDLEIYPGEFTAIAGPSGSGKSTLLHLLGGLDLPTEGEVWLEETRLDRLNATERARVRLHKIGFVFQSYNLIPVLTALENAAFVLELRGAPRQERERRALEALEVLGVRALSHRRPNQLSGGQQQRVAVARALAARPQVVLADEPTANLDSRTGLALIEHMKRLNQEHGITFVFSTHDPRLLEHVRRTVHLEDGRVARVEEASV, from the coding sequence GTGAAACCCATACTGCGCGCGCGAAACGTCAGCAAGGTTTACCGGGGCGACGGCGTCGAGACCTGGGCCCTTCGGGGCGTAGACCTCGAGATCTACCCCGGCGAGTTCACCGCCATCGCCGGGCCCAGCGGCTCCGGTAAAAGCACCCTCCTTCACCTCCTCGGGGGGCTGGACCTCCCCACCGAAGGGGAGGTGTGGCTCGAGGAGACCCGCCTCGACCGCCTCAACGCCACCGAACGCGCCCGGGTTCGCTTGCACAAGATCGGGTTCGTGTTCCAATCCTACAACCTCATCCCCGTACTCACCGCGCTGGAGAACGCGGCCTTCGTCCTCGAGCTGCGCGGCGCGCCCCGGCAGGAGCGGGAGCGCCGGGCCCTCGAGGCGCTCGAGGTGCTCGGGGTGCGCGCGTTGAGCCACCGCCGCCCCAACCAGCTCTCCGGCGGGCAGCAGCAGCGCGTTGCGGTCGCGCGGGCCTTGGCCGCGCGGCCCCAGGTGGTGCTGGCCGACGAGCCGACCGCGAACCTCGACTCCAGAACGGGCCTCGCCCTGATCGAGCACATGAAGCGCCTCAACCAGGAGCACGGGATCACCTTCGTCTTTTCCACGCACGACCCGCGCCTGCTCGAGCACGTGCGGCGCACGGTGCACCTCGAGGACGGAAGGGTGGCCAGGGTCGAGGAGGCCTCTGTATGA
- a CDS encoding cation diffusion facilitator family transporter codes for MTVEPASPLTAARVSLAVGLVVLGLKWLAYQLTGSVALYSDALESAVNVAAAVAALLAVRVSRRPPDENHPFGHTKAEYFSAVLEGVLIVLAALAIVREAWGRLFDPLPLAGLGAGLAVSLLAALVNAALAMYLIRVGRARRSPAVVADGHHVAADVVTSAGVWLGVGLSWATGWWVLDPLIALGVAVHVVWVGGRLVRDSVGGLMDEGLPPEELERVRGVIAGAMEGALEAHDLKTRRAGPWTFIEFHLVVPGTLSVEEAHRICDRLEVALKTAVPDAQVTIHVEPEGEAQHRGFKVG; via the coding sequence GTGACGGTAGAGCCAGCATCCCCCCTAACGGCCGCTCGAGTCAGTCTGGCGGTGGGTCTGGTGGTGCTGGGGCTGAAGTGGCTCGCTTACCAGCTCACCGGTTCGGTCGCGCTGTACTCGGACGCCCTCGAGTCGGCCGTGAACGTCGCGGCAGCGGTGGCGGCGCTGTTGGCGGTGCGCGTCTCGCGCCGCCCGCCGGACGAGAACCATCCCTTCGGGCACACCAAGGCCGAGTACTTCTCCGCGGTCCTCGAAGGCGTGTTGATCGTGCTGGCCGCCCTTGCGATCGTACGGGAGGCCTGGGGGCGGCTGTTTGATCCGCTTCCACTCGCCGGGCTGGGGGCGGGCCTGGCGGTTTCCCTACTGGCCGCGTTGGTGAACGCCGCGCTGGCCATGTACCTGATCCGGGTGGGGCGCGCGCGGCGCTCGCCCGCAGTCGTGGCGGACGGGCATCACGTCGCCGCGGACGTGGTCACCTCGGCGGGGGTGTGGCTCGGGGTGGGGCTTTCCTGGGCGACGGGCTGGTGGGTGCTGGACCCGCTGATCGCCTTGGGCGTCGCGGTCCACGTCGTGTGGGTCGGCGGGCGGCTCGTGCGGGACTCCGTCGGCGGCCTGATGGATGAAGGGTTGCCGCCGGAGGAGTTGGAGCGGGTGCGCGGGGTGATCGCGGGCGCGATGGAAGGCGCGCTGGAGGCGCACGACCTCAAGACCCGCCGGGCCGGGCCTTGGACCTTCATCGAGTTCCACCTGGTGGTGCCCGGCACCTTGAGCGTGGAGGAAGCGCACCGCATCTGCGACCGCCTCGAGGTCGCGCTTAAAACCGCGGTGCCGGACGCGCAGGTCACGATTCACGTGGAGCCCGAGGGCGAAGCGCAGCACCGCGGGTTCAAGGTTGGTTAA
- a CDS encoding outer membrane lipoprotein-sorting protein, whose protein sequence is MRRCIPLLALTTLAFSFVQAQDANAALEAVMDNLRGGSLEATLILRVERPDRTTQYVMAFVSDGEDRALVRVLEPPRDAGQAYLTVGENLWIYNPRLKRALRLPPSGRSDRFLGSDLSYNDLAGRDLERNYTVTLTESGSELVFTLSPKPGAPTPFGRVVVTAEAARKVPKEVVYYDQRGNPVKRIVFSKVIEAEALFFPTRIEVLDLTREGYRTTLEMRDLRFGVEIPEACFRPEALERGCL, encoded by the coding sequence ATGCGCCGATGCATTCCCCTACTGGCCCTCACCACCCTCGCTTTCTCGTTCGTGCAAGCACAAGACGCGAACGCCGCGCTCGAGGCCGTGATGGACAACCTCCGGGGCGGCAGCCTCGAGGCTACCCTCATCCTGCGGGTCGAGCGCCCCGACCGAACCACCCAGTACGTGATGGCGTTCGTGAGTGACGGTGAGGACCGCGCGTTGGTGCGGGTTCTTGAGCCGCCCCGTGACGCGGGGCAGGCGTACCTCACGGTCGGGGAGAACCTGTGGATCTATAACCCGCGGCTCAAACGCGCCCTGCGCCTGCCGCCCAGCGGGCGAAGCGACCGGTTCTTGGGGTCCGACCTCAGCTATAACGACCTCGCCGGGCGTGACCTCGAGCGGAACTACACCGTCACGCTGACCGAAAGCGGCTCGGAGCTGGTGTTTACCCTCTCCCCTAAGCCCGGCGCGCCCACGCCGTTCGGTCGGGTCGTCGTTACCGCGGAGGCTGCGCGTAAGGTGCCTAAGGAGGTGGTGTACTACGACCAGCGCGGCAACCCGGTGAAGCGCATCGTGTTCTCCAAGGTTATCGAAGCCGAAGCGCTGTTCTTCCCTACCCGCATCGAGGTGCTCGACCTCACGCGCGAGGGCTACCGCACCACGCTCGAGATGCGGGACTTGCGGTTTGGGGTGGAGATCCCCGAAGCGTGTTTTCGCCCCGAAGCTTTGGAGCGAGGCTGCCTTTAG
- the lysS gene encoding lysine--tRNA ligase, translating into MPEWSEQTQQRLRNLEALKEAGYEAYPYRYPKTHDAAQILEAHAGAGPGEEWPEVVRLAGRLVALRRMGKVTFAHLLDGSGRIQLYFNKQETPDYNLLKKLDIGDIIGVEGTVFTTKTGEITVRVTRWTLLVKSLRPLPDKWHGIRDKEVRYRQRYLDLIVNPEVREVFKKRAQIVRFVRRFLEDRGFLEVETPVIVPTAGGTEARPFRTYHNALGTEFELRIALELPLKRLLVGGFEKVFEIGRVFRNEGIDAQHNPEFTMLELYWAYADYNDVAQLVEDLLSSLAKAIHGSYTVPYQGREIDFTPPFKRISFVETLKERAGLDFDPLDLEQLQRWARAKHPEFADVPSYKLLDKLFEHYVEAELWNPTFVYDFPLAISPLAKKHREKPGLTERWDLFVAGLELAPAYSELNDPLDQRARFEEQARRREAGDEEAHGYDEDFLVALEHAMPPAGGLGIGIDRLTMILTDMPSIRDVILFPLLKPRRPGEAEPVSEEEA; encoded by the coding sequence ATGCCGGAGTGGAGTGAGCAGACCCAGCAGCGCTTGCGGAACCTGGAAGCCCTAAAGGAGGCGGGGTACGAGGCGTACCCCTACCGCTACCCCAAGACCCACGACGCCGCGCAGATCCTCGAGGCCCACGCGGGCGCCGGTCCTGGGGAGGAGTGGCCGGAGGTGGTGCGGCTCGCGGGCCGGCTCGTGGCCCTGCGCCGCATGGGCAAGGTGACGTTCGCGCACCTTCTGGACGGCTCCGGGCGGATTCAGCTGTACTTCAACAAGCAGGAGACCCCGGACTACAACCTCCTGAAGAAGCTGGACATCGGGGATATCATTGGCGTGGAGGGTACGGTCTTCACCACGAAGACCGGAGAGATCACGGTGCGGGTCACGCGCTGGACGCTGCTCGTGAAAAGCCTCCGCCCCTTGCCGGACAAGTGGCACGGCATCCGCGACAAGGAGGTGCGTTACCGCCAGCGCTACCTCGACCTCATCGTGAACCCCGAGGTGCGCGAGGTCTTCAAGAAACGCGCGCAGATCGTGCGTTTCGTGCGGCGGTTCCTCGAGGACCGCGGGTTCCTCGAGGTGGAAACCCCGGTGATCGTGCCTACCGCCGGCGGGACCGAGGCGCGCCCCTTCCGCACCTACCACAACGCGCTCGGAACCGAGTTCGAGCTGCGCATCGCCCTCGAGCTGCCCCTCAAGCGCCTCCTGGTCGGCGGGTTCGAGAAGGTCTTCGAGATCGGCCGGGTTTTCCGTAACGAAGGCATCGACGCCCAGCACAACCCCGAGTTCACCATGCTCGAGCTGTACTGGGCCTACGCCGACTACAACGACGTGGCCCAGCTCGTCGAGGACCTCCTCTCCAGCCTCGCCAAGGCCATCCACGGCTCGTACACGGTGCCCTACCAAGGGCGCGAGATCGACTTCACCCCGCCGTTTAAGCGCATCTCCTTCGTGGAGACCCTAAAGGAACGGGCCGGCCTGGATTTTGATCCGCTCGACCTCGAGCAGCTCCAGCGCTGGGCGCGGGCCAAGCACCCGGAGTTCGCGGACGTGCCGAGCTACAAGCTGCTCGACAAGCTCTTCGAGCACTACGTGGAGGCCGAGCTCTGGAACCCCACCTTCGTCTACGACTTCCCCCTCGCTATCAGCCCGCTCGCCAAGAAGCACCGGGAGAAACCCGGCCTCACCGAGCGGTGGGACCTGTTCGTCGCGGGCCTCGAGCTCGCCCCCGCGTACTCCGAGCTGAACGACCCCCTGGACCAGCGAGCGCGCTTCGAGGAGCAGGCTCGGCGGCGCGAGGCAGGCGACGAGGAAGCGCACGGGTACGACGAGGACTTCCTCGTGGCCCTCGAGCACGCCATGCCTCCGGCGGGCGGGCTGGGCATCGGGATCGACCGCCTCACCATGATCCTCACCGACATGCCCTCCATCCGCGACGTGATTCTCTTCCCGCTCCTTAAGCCCCGCAGGCCAGGGGAAGCGGAGCCGGTCTCGGAAGAGGAGGCGTAA
- a CDS encoding ABC transporter permease, with protein sequence MWAFAWRNLWRHKSRNLLTAAAVAFVVMSTLVYFGLGEAMKNGMFQLLTKNSGHLSVRVKDWREVREFDRLLIRDAEALEARIRRAAPQATLRAVLEVPALLAGETRSRGVQLIGVRGFTEHLEEYLAAGRLPEPGALEEIALGRALAEALKVGLGDPVFAFAPGTEGIGAAAYTVVGLLDFPESAVEGRVAYTSLEAAQELAAPGAVTRFELHLPGLTKLNQEPEVFRLQDRLAAELGPSLAIENWREANPELATYLELTDPLLLVYSAIFFILAAMLVVNTIYLGLVERIREFGVIIALGANRWQVMRMVILESLALVGVGSLAGSAVGLALVALMSRGFSFPGSIAEIYAEFGIPTVMYASITPTQVLATLMLAFITALFAAAWPAWVAGKLEPVEAMRFTA encoded by the coding sequence ATGTGGGCGTTCGCTTGGCGTAACCTGTGGCGGCACAAGAGCCGGAACCTCCTGACCGCGGCCGCGGTCGCGTTCGTGGTCATGTCCACCCTGGTCTACTTCGGCCTCGGGGAAGCCATGAAGAACGGGATGTTTCAGCTCCTCACCAAGAACTCGGGCCACCTCTCGGTACGCGTGAAGGACTGGCGGGAGGTGCGGGAGTTCGACCGCCTGCTCATCCGCGACGCCGAGGCCCTCGAGGCCCGCATCCGAAGGGCCGCGCCGCAAGCCACCCTGAGGGCGGTTCTGGAGGTGCCCGCGCTTCTCGCGGGAGAGACCCGCTCGCGGGGCGTGCAGCTCATCGGCGTTCGGGGGTTCACCGAGCACCTCGAGGAATACCTCGCCGCCGGACGCCTGCCCGAACCGGGCGCGCTGGAGGAAATCGCGTTGGGCCGCGCCTTGGCCGAGGCCCTCAAGGTGGGGCTAGGCGATCCCGTCTTTGCCTTCGCGCCCGGAACGGAGGGAATCGGCGCGGCGGCGTACACCGTGGTGGGTCTTCTGGACTTCCCCGAGAGCGCCGTGGAGGGCCGCGTGGCTTACACCAGCCTCGAGGCCGCGCAAGAGCTCGCCGCTCCCGGGGCGGTGACGCGGTTCGAGCTCCATCTGCCCGGCCTCACGAAGCTGAACCAGGAGCCTGAAGTCTTTCGCTTGCAGGACCGGCTCGCCGCGGAGCTCGGCCCTAGCCTCGCGATCGAGAACTGGCGGGAGGCCAACCCCGAGCTCGCCACGTACCTAGAGCTCACCGATCCTCTCCTCCTCGTCTACTCCGCCATCTTCTTTATCCTCGCCGCGATGCTCGTCGTGAACACGATTTACCTCGGGCTGGTGGAGCGCATTCGGGAGTTCGGCGTGATCATCGCGCTGGGCGCGAACCGCTGGCAAGTGATGCGCATGGTGATCCTGGAAAGCCTCGCCCTCGTCGGTGTCGGTAGCCTCGCGGGCAGCGCTGTGGGCCTGGCCCTCGTCGCGCTCATGAGCCGCGGGTTCAGCTTCCCCGGAAGCATCGCCGAGATCTACGCGGAGTTCGGGATCCCTACCGTCATGTACGCCAGCATCACCCCAACGCAGGTCCTAGCCACGCTCATGCTGGCCTTCATCACCGCCCTCTTCGCCGCGGCCTGGCCGGCCTGGGTCGCGGGAAAGCTCGAGCCGGTCGAGGCCATGCGGTTCACCGCTTAG
- a CDS encoding GreA/GreB family elongation factor has protein sequence MAREIKLTKAGYERLKAQLEQEYQRLAEATRILQEQMESFEDYEDSGLEDAKREKARIEARIDSLEDTLSRAVILEDSQGGQVVALGSRLVLQDAESGEGYEIQIVAPAEASVLEEPLKISDESPVGSALLGRREGESVRVETPRGIREYRIISVG, from the coding sequence ATGGCACGGGAGATCAAGCTGACCAAGGCGGGGTACGAACGCCTAAAGGCCCAGCTCGAGCAGGAGTACCAGCGCCTGGCGGAAGCCACGCGCATCCTTCAGGAGCAGATGGAGTCCTTCGAGGACTACGAGGACTCCGGTCTCGAGGACGCCAAGCGCGAAAAAGCGCGGATCGAGGCGCGGATCGACTCTCTTGAGGACACGCTTTCGCGGGCGGTGATCCTGGAGGACAGCCAGGGCGGGCAGGTCGTGGCGTTGGGGAGCCGCCTGGTGCTGCAGGACGCGGAGTCGGGCGAGGGGTACGAGATCCAGATCGTGGCGCCTGCGGAAGCCTCGGTCTTGGAGGAACCCCTCAAGATTTCCGACGAGTCCCCGGTGGGCAGCGCACTCCTCGGTCGCCGGGAGGGCGAGAGCGTCCGGGTGGAGACGCCCCGCGGGATTCGCGAGTACCGCATTATCTCGGTGGGATAA
- a CDS encoding arsenate reductase ArsC produces the protein MRILVLCTHNSARSQMAEGWLRYHAQQAGLALEVWSAGTQATRVKEEARTVMAEVGIDLTGHTSKTLHEVPDPWNFDLVLTVCDAAAEACPAYPARTRRRHVPFPDPSGQDLEAWRRVRDALGRASQALIAALKAGQVPEAAELERAAYGGANAPH, from the coding sequence ATGCGCATCCTCGTGCTTTGCACCCATAACTCCGCGCGCAGCCAGATGGCCGAAGGGTGGCTGCGCTACCACGCGCAACAAGCGGGGCTCGCGCTCGAGGTGTGGTCCGCGGGCACCCAAGCCACCCGGGTTAAGGAAGAAGCCCGCACGGTCATGGCCGAGGTGGGGATCGACCTCACGGGCCACACCTCCAAAACCCTCCACGAGGTCCCGGACCCCTGGAACTTCGACCTGGTCCTCACCGTCTGCGACGCCGCGGCCGAGGCCTGCCCGGCCTACCCCGCCCGCACCCGGAGGCGGCACGTGCCCTTCCCGGACCCGAGCGGGCAGGATCTCGAGGCCTGGCGCCGGGTACGGGACGCGCTAGGGCGCGCCAGCCAGGCCCTCATCGCCGCCCTAAAGGCCGGGCAGGTCCCCGAGGCCGCCGAACTCGAGCGCGCAGCCTACGGCGGCGCGAACGCGCCCCACTGA